The genome window ACCGAAGAATCAAATTCACATCAAACGCCGCCATATTCTTGCCACGAACAAGCAAATCGTTGATCGTAAACTCATCTAATCGCGATCCAAGAAAATGCTCCAATTTTGACCTTTCAATTGCTCTCATATTCAAAATCAAGCTCATTCCAAAGGCGTCGAGTAATGCTCTACATGAAAACGCGCTACCACTGAGCAAACTCAATAGATTTATGTTAGTTTCCGAGACTTTACACTTCTGGACAGGTGAATAACTTGAGAAGAACTTTGATTTTTGGTAATGAAAGATCAATGAGCATATTCTAGTGTGGTCAATGTGTAAAGAGATCATGGACTTTATTAGATATTCAAATAAATCTATGTTCAAAAAAGAAAGATCATCAAACTTCCAATAATCTACACCGGtaccgaatcttgaaccttttggGCTACTATCACTAGTTGAAAACCGAAAACTAGAGCCGTTTGACGAGGAAGGGCATGAACTAGATTCATAGCTAGAAATGGTTAAATTTCTTAAAAGGGTATTCAAAATATTTTGAAAAACTGAGGAATTTTTCATGAAAGGGTATAAAATGTGGCATTGTTTTAAACCGTTTACGAAATCGGACCATGTCCAACAATGAATGCTTTCAAGGTACAACTCGGTTTGCTTTATCAAGGTAGTGATCTCCAAGAAAGAACTACCACTATGAAGCAAGTATATGTTGGATGGGGTTACTTCAATGGTGCCATTGTTGTAGCAGAATCTTGTAATGAGCTCAAAACACTCCGCTGCTCCTGGGAAGTCATTGAATACG of Helianthus annuus cultivar XRQ/B chromosome 1, HanXRQr2.0-SUNRISE, whole genome shotgun sequence contains these proteins:
- the LOC110944645 gene encoding BTB/POZ domain-containing protein At3g22104, translating into MFCNIQVDVNGEHLFIVDKDILANYSSRVSKLVGKVTNNAKLVFNDFPGAAECFELITRFCYNNGTIEVTPSNIYLLHSGSSFLEITTLIKQTELYLESIHCWTWSDFVNGLKQCHILYPFMKNSSVFQNILNTLLRNLTISSYESSSCPSSSNGSSFRFSTSDSSPKGSRFGTGVDYWKFDDLSFLNIDLFEYLIKSMISLHIDHTRICSLIFHYQKSKFFSSYSPVQKCKVSETNINLLSLLSGSAFSCRALLDAFGMSLILNMRAIERSKLEHFLGSRLDEFTINDLLVRGKNMAAFDVNLILRLIKNFLLEKRTNGSFVHRVKKVGFLMDLFMLEVAADPFLKCSKFYALAMTLPDFARESHDRLSHAIEIYLEVHGDLTKEQSAKLWSVLDLNKLSMVRTRLNLTRNGNTRLLPFVKQNGFKGRINRVHGKQRSKVPQDTPKFMPKNSRTLDPCNAKSLPRLCR